Proteins encoded in a region of the Quercus lobata isolate SW786 chromosome 8, ValleyOak3.0 Primary Assembly, whole genome shotgun sequence genome:
- the LOC115955326 gene encoding putative disease resistance protein RGA3, whose protein sequence is MAEFLISVLLEQFASITTREAKQELRLVVGVDEEVRKLEDNLRVVYAVLDDAEKRQMKEHAVKLWLEKLKDVSYEMDNVLDEWNTAMIKSEIEKEEEETAAENDPIVKKKKKKVCPFIPSPTCCYQVHKLVLRHDIAHKIKELNRKLDEIVRVREMYGFELTRGPTLEVVEHPKTTAFVDISEICGRDEVRGDLVSILLGKGNEEERSPYVISLVGMGGIGKTTLAQLAYNDPEVQDHFEKNIMWVCVSKPFDQCKVAKAIIETLGGGDPNIIELQSLLKKICELIMGKKFFLVLDNVWTEDSTLWEPFKLSLKYGAQGSRILVTTRKNVVAKMMGSACTINLEVLSDEDCWLVFSKIAFSDKDSKECKQLEDLGMQISKKCKGLPLAAKTLGSLMRFKRSREQWEMVLWSSLWELEDVERGLFAPLLLSYYDLPSPLRRCLSYCAFFPKDYLFFSDELVFMWMAQGYINSKEDMEMEIKAREYFESLAMLSFFQDFVKDSGGKIIRCKMHDIVHDFAQLMTKNECFTINSDKELGLDCKNAHHLRLEIAREDQNLVSIYSAKNLRTLNFVYRSDYNLSNLFQHFRRLRMLTLDCLDGKSKELPDTVQNFIHLRYLNLGNYNGDKLPETICNLCNLQMLKVNIRSDGFKKMPQGMGKLINLRHLILGVSSLNRQLEFPRGIGRLISLRTLRYFFVSGKDDNKGCKLEELKNLNYLQGTLEIRGLGNVANVTEAENAQLKKKKHLRDLNLHFGGENDALVLNALEPPRDLVNLSINDYQGTKMSPNWTMPLINLKRLTLKCFTQLDCLPPLGKLPSLKSLKITCFISLKKVGIEFLGIENEIKKCDKIKIFPNLKSLSFHYLNEWEDWIGIGEMRGGGGQEEEEKRCITIMPHLKQLTILYSPKLKSLPDFLRTAPLQILEVRHGSILSERCQKGSGEDWAKISHIPNIQIDGKYVQRDGREVNSESESSSSTMNLPG, encoded by the exons ATGGCTGAATTTCTTATATCTGTTCTCTTGGAGCAGTTTGCTTCAATCACTACTCGAGAGGCGAAACAAGAGTTAAGGTTGGTTGTTGGCGTTGATGAAGAAGTCCGAAAGCTTGAAGACAATTTACGAGTTGTGTATGCGGTGCTCGATGATGCTGAGAAGAGACAAATGAAGGAGCATGCTGTGAAGCTTTGGTTAGAAAAGCTCAAGGACGTATCCTATGAGATGGACAACGTGCTGGATGAGTGGAACACTGCAATGATCAAAtcagaaattgaaaaagaagaagaagaaactgcTGCTGAAAATGATCCtattgtgaagaaaaagaagaagaaggtatgCCCCTTCATCCCCTCTCCTACTTGTTGTTATCAAGTTCATAAACTTGTTTTGCGTCACGACATTGCTCACAAGATAAAAGAACTGAATAGAAAATTAGATGAGATTgtaagagtgagagagatgtATGGGTTTGAGTTGACTAGAGGCCCTACCCTTGAAGTAGTTGAGCACCCAAAAACTACTGCCTTTGTTGATATATCTGAAATATGTGGCCGTGATGAGGTTAGGGGTGATCTAGTGAGCATTCTTTTGGGCAAGGgtaatgaagaagaaagaagcccTTATGTAATCTCTTTAGTGGGCATGGGTGGAATTGGAAAAACCACTCTTGCCCAATTAGCCTATAATGATCCTGAGGTGCAAGACCACTTTGAGAAAAACAtaatgtgggtttgtgtttctaAACCTTTTGATCAGTGTAAGGTTGCTAAAGCAATCATTGAAACCTTAGGAGGTGGTGACCCAAACATTATTGAATTGCAAAgtctactaaaaaaaatttgtgaattaATCATGGGAAAGAAGTTCTTTCTTGTCCTGGATAATGTGTGGACTGAAGACTCTACATTATGGGAGCCATTTAAACTTTCACTCAAATATGGTGCCCAGGGAAGTAGAATTCTAGTAACCACACGAAAAAACGTAGTTGCAAAGATGATGGGTAGTGCATGCACGATCAATTTGGAGGTATTGTCTGACGAAGATTGTTGGTTGGTATTTAGTAAAATAGCATTTTCTGATAAGGATTCTAAGGAATGTAAGCAATTAGAAGACCTTGGCATGCAAATATCAAAGAAGTGTAAAGGCTTGCCACTCGCTGCAAAAACTCTCGGGAGTCTAATGCGCTTCAAGAGAAGCAGAGAACAATGGGAGATGGTTTTATGGAGTAGTTTGTGGGAATTAGAAGACGTTGAGAGGGGTCTTTTCGCACCATTATTATTGAGTTATTATGATTTGCCTTCTCCATTGAGACGATGTTTGTCATATTGTGCTTTCTTTCcaaaagattatttattttttagtgatgAGTTGGTCTTTATGTGGATGGCGCAAGGATATATCAATTCAAAAGAAGATATGGAGATGGAAATCAAAGCAAGAGAATACTTTGAATCTTTAGCCatgctctctttctttcaagaTTTTGTGAAAGACTCTGGTGGCAAGATAATAAGGTGTAAAATGCATGACATAGTGCATGATTTTGCACAGTTAATGACAAAAAATGAATGCTTCACAATCAATAGTGACAAAGAGTTGGGATTAGATTGTAAAAATGCTCACCATTTGCGTTTAGAAATTGCAAGAGAGGACCAAAATCTTGTGTCCATTTACAGTGCGAAAAATTTGCGCACCCTCAATTTTGTATATCGAAGTGATTATAACCTATCTAATTTATTCCAACATTTTAGAAGGTTACGAATGTTAACTTTGGATTGTCTAGATGGTAAGTCAAAGGAACTTCCAGATACCGTGCAAAATTTCATACATTTAAGGTACCTCAATTTAGGTAATTACAATGGAGACAAATTACCTGAAACCATCTGCAATCTATGCAATTTACAAATGTTGAAGGTCAATATTCGGAGTGATGGGTTCAAGAAAATGCCGCAGGGGATGGgtaaactaattaatttaagaCATCTTATTTTGGGTGTATCTTCTTTAAATAGACAGTTAGAGTTTCCAAGAGGAATTGGAAGATTGATTTCTCTTAGAACATTAAGATATTTCTTTGTAAGTGGAAAGGATGACAACAAAGGATGTAAACttgaagaattaaaaaatttgaactacCTTCAAGGAACTCTTGAAATAAGAGGGTTGGGGAATGTTGCAAATGTAACTGAGGCGGAGAATGCACAACTTAAGAAGAAGAAACACCTTCGTGATTTGAATCTACATTTTGGCGGAGAGAATGATGCATTAGTTCTAAATGCCTTAGAGCCACCTCGAGACTTGGTAAATTTATCCATTAATGATTATCAAGGCACCAAGATGTCTCCTAATTGGACGATGCCCCTGATCAATTTGAAAAGGCTTACTCTCAAATGCTTCACACAGTTAGATTGTTTGCCTCCTTTGGGGAAGCTTCCGTCTCtcaaatcattaaaaataactTGCTTTATAAGCTTGAAAAAGGTGGGTATTGAGTTTTTGGGAATAGaaaatgaaatcaagaaatgtgataaaataaaaatattcccGAATTTAAAATCTCTCTCGTTTCATTATTTGAACGAGTGGGAAGATTGGATTGGGATTGGAGAAATGAGGGGAGGTGGAGGacaagaagaagaggagaaacGTTGCATTACTATAATGCCACACCTTAAACAGTTGACAATTCTCTATAGCCCAAAGTTAAAGTCGCTGCCGGACTTCCTTCGAACGGCTCCATTACAGATACTGGAGGTTCGTCACGGTTCAATTTTGAGTGAACGTTGCCAAAAAGGATCAGGAGAAGATTGGGCCAAGATTTCCCACATTCCAAACATCCAGATTGATGGGAAGTATGTGCAAAGAGATGGTCGAGAAGTTAACTCAGAGTCAGAG TCTTCTAGTTCCACAATGAATTTACCTGGTTGA